One genomic segment of Nothobranchius furzeri strain GRZ-AD chromosome 10, NfurGRZ-RIMD1, whole genome shotgun sequence includes these proteins:
- the LOC129152385 gene encoding NLR family CARD domain-containing protein 3 — protein MSAELSRSPHKQRFKANILERCRLQKRLLSSAKHQPSDVELSAESDTIPQPDEKPEEEEEAASQNVGEEEPATERDLHAQLDAMMMVLKTSEEVEQLVLRNTGLTDDHLLSLAGVLKSSPSAVTLLNLNLNLIGPFGAHILLDVLRVKPQVKGLHLFGNKLRDHGVLTLMTGIAELQEQSALAAAAIQQALLFPTEQNVLLQLPTGWRSSQVFTLLELDIGGNGVSSEGVRVLASYIRAHSRLQYLGLAQTSGADLAAWKELFESLRGNRSLAQIILDENNLGDPGVRLLADVLKENVSLQQVDLDGNGISDVGGNDIMGALLCRMQFPLRHLSLQQNDISVGLMSRIQQEVKVK, from the exons ATGAGCGCAGAGCTGAGCCGGAGCCCACACAAACAGCGGTTCAAGGCAAACA TCCTGGAGAGGTGCCGGCTCCAGAAGAGGCTGCTGTCGAGCGCCAAACACCAGCCCTCCGATGTGGAGTTAAGTGCAGAAAGTGACACGATCCCACAACCCGACGAAAAgccagaggaggaggaagaagcagCCTCCCAGAATGTTGGCGAAGAGGAGCCGGCGACAGAACGAGACCTGCATGCACAG CTTGATgccatgatgatggtgctgaaaacatctgaGGAGGTGGAGCAGCTGGTGCTGAGGAACACGGGCCTGACAGACGATCATTTGCTGAGCCTGGCGGGGGTCCTGAAGAGCAGCCCGTCTGCCGTCACGCTGCTCAACCTCAACCTCAACCTCATCGGCCCCTTCGGAGCTCACATCCTGCTGGATGTTCTGAGAGTGAAGCCGCAGGTCAAAGGCTTACA CCTGTTTGGAAACAAACTGCGTGACCATGGCGTGCTGACCCTGATGACCGGAATAGCTGAGCTGCAGGAGCAAAGCGCCCTAGCAGCCGCCGCCATCCAGCAGGCTCTCCTCTTCCCAACGGAGCAGAATGTGCTGCTGCAGCTCCCCACCGGGTGGCGCTCTTCCCAGGTTTTCACTCTTTTAGAACTGGACATTGGTGGAAATGGTGTGAGCAGCGAGGGGGTCAGGGTGTTAGCATCCTACATCAGAGCCCACTCCCGTCTTCAGTACTTGGGCCTGGCGCAGACAAGCGGTGCCGATCTAGCAGCATGGAAGGAGCTTTTTGAGAGCCTGAGAGGAAACCGCTCACTCGCTCAGATCATCTTAGATGAGAACAACTTAGGAGACCCCGGAGTGCGGCTGCTGGCTGACGTGCTGAAAGAAAATGTGAGTCTGCAGCAGGTGGATCTCGATGGGAATGGCATCAGCGATGTGGGAGGCAATGACATCATGGGAGCGTTGCTGTGCAGGATGCAGTTCCCTCTGCGGCATCTCAGCCTTCAGCAGAACGACATCAGTGTGGGATTaatgagcagaatacagcaggagGTGAAAGTGAAATAA